The following are encoded in a window of Cyprinus carpio isolate SPL01 chromosome B18, ASM1834038v1, whole genome shotgun sequence genomic DNA:
- the LOC109109348 gene encoding CMP-N-acetylneuraminate-beta-galactosamide-alpha-2,3-sialyltransferase 2, with protein MPSVPPHRDGRFGLGWGWGWATWARAQRAGELRPWVPTGVGPAAAGERAGMRCSLRFCVVLGSLALLFLTSLFFSFSLRGGAGLPYLEPPGWEESHRVKLVPSYAGSHRVVPAESSQQKTCACSQCVGDPGVSDWFDENYDPDISPVWIRDNIQLPSDVYYWWVMLQPQFKPHNIQQVLQRLFQVIPGHSPYGSWDPARCLRCAVVGNSGNLRGAGYGSVIDGHDFIMRMNLAPTVGYEEDAGSRTTHHFMYPESAKNLAANVSFVLVPFKTLDLLWITSALSTGQIRFTYAPVKQFLRVDKDKVQIFNPAFFKYIHDRWTRHHGRYPSTGMLVLFFTLHVCDEVNVFGFGADSRGNWHHYWEQNRYSGEFRKTGVHDADYEAQIIDKLAKAGKISVFPGK; from the exons ATGCCGTCTGTGCCTCCGCATCGAGATGGACGCTTTGGCTTGGGATGGGGTTGGGGTTGGGCCACATGGGCGCGGGCTCAGAGGGCGGGTGAGCTGAGACCCTGGGTGCCTACTGGAGTTGGACCTGCGGCAGCAGGAGAACGAGCGGGCATGAGATGCTCCCTTCGCTTCTGCGTAGTATTGGGATCCCTGGCCCTCCTGTTCCTCACATCGCTCTTCTTCTCCTTCTCGCTGAGAGGAGGAGCCGGCTTGCCTTACTTGGAACCCCCGGGATGGGAAGAGTCACACAGGGTTAAGCTAGTGCCCAGCTATGCCGGTTCCCACCGGGTCGTCCCGGCCGAGAGCTCCCAGCAGAAGACATGTGCCTGCTCTCAGTGCGTGGGTGACCCAGGCGTTTCTGACTGGTTCGACGAGAACTATGACCCGGACATCTCTCCCGTGTGGATTCGGGACAACATCCAGCTGCCTTCAGATGTGTACTACTGGTGGGTG ATGTTGCAGCCTCAATTCAAACCCCACAACATCCAGCAAGTTCTACAGAGGCTGTTCCAGGTCATTCCAGGCCATTCCCCGTACGGTTCGTGGGACCCGGCCCGCTGTCTGCGCTGTGCCGTGGTGGGGAATTCGGGAAACCTCCGTGGGGCAGGTTACGGTTCGGTGATCGATGGCCATGACTTCATCATGAG GATGAACCTGGCTCCCACTGTAGGGTACGAAGAGGATGCCGGCAGCCGTACCACACACCACTTCATGTACCCAGAGAGTGCCAAAAACCTGGCAGCCAATGTTAGCTTTGTGCTGGTGCCCTTCAAGACTCTCGACCTGTTGTGGATCACCAGTGCCCTCTCCACCGGCCAGATCCGCTT cacTTACGCTCCAGTGAAGCAGTTTCTGCGTGTGGATAAAGACAAG GTTCAGATCTTCAACCCAGCTTTCTTTAAATACATCCATGACCGCTGGACACGTCATCATGGCCGCTATCCCTCCACTGGCATGCTTGTGCTGTTCTTCACCCTACACGTATGTGATGAG GTGAATGTATTTGGTTTTGGGGCGGACAGCAGGGGAAACTGGCACCACTATTGGGAGCAGAACCGCTATTCTGGAGAGTTTCGCAAAACAGGTGTCCATGATGCAGACTATGAGGCCCAGATCATTGACAAGCTGGCCAAAGCTGGCAAGATCTCTGTCTTTCCTGGAAAGTGA